From Punica granatum isolate Tunisia-2019 chromosome 1, ASM765513v2, whole genome shotgun sequence:
AATAAAATCAGAAATACAAGAGAATTTTTTAGAAACAAAATTATAGCACTCTCCTCCCCTAGCTAGCTTTTTATTGGACTTGTGGCCATTGGAGTCAATCAGCCGCTTCCGTCGCCACCTCTGGCTAGCCAACTAAGCCCAGCCACTACGGCAACGAAGAGCGCCAGCTTGACCACGGGGATGATACCCTACATCACAACAATGAGACGGTGATGCCGTGGGTTAACACCACGAAGAAGGACGGTCACTGCATAACGGCGAAGAACGTCGAGGCGTCATTGATGTCTTTTCCTGTTCTTTTGGGTGTACAACAACCTcgtatccaaaaaaaaaaatctcaataaGACTCGAATTAATtcgaattgaagaaaaaaatattattacgtaatgcatatttataattaattattatctagTTCAAgtatatgtaaatattttaatttcaaatatactaatttattgtcaattaaactttttatttcttttttgctcttcatgtaattaaaataatattaatattgtaCCTAACTTGTATTCGAGAAAATAactaaattttcactttttatttcaaaacagttatttttatatttcgcttaaatttatttattagaatCTTTTGCTACCAAAACATCGGGTAATAAGAAATTcactattatttttctaatatgtGCGATGAATTTTAATGAATACTTCagttattatataataagtatatattagacGACAATCTTATtgaatttatcatgcattaatTAGTATTATGAGATAATTTACTTAAGTTATTTATTGAGATTTCTTATAGTTAATCAATTTCGTATCTTAATTAACGTTAAGTTCGAAATGTAGTAAGTCGAAGAATACAAAACCCGAGATTTGATCATTTAACACATATGGCGACTTTCGGTAAATTATCTCAAGTACTTTATACTATACATAATAGATGTGGAACTCCAATTAAATATTTGCAACttccaaaaaataaagttctcaaaatcaagaaaaagacAATTCCATGCAAGAGGAGGGACAGTGAAGTGGCGAATCTACCACCTTTCTTTAATAAGAGAAAGAAATGGGGCAGGTTCACCCTTTGGAATGCCAACATCAAGCCACCATCGACCCTTTCGTTCCCTCTGTCacgcactttttttttttttaacttataCTTTTTCAAAGTTATAATAgttcaagaaaataaaaataaaaataataattaaaaaaaattagtagcATCACATCTACTCGGAGTATATGTCTGACGTATAGTGCCAAATCAACTGCCACAACGGTAAAAGTATAGATAGTTGCCTCGAAAGTGAAGGTCCGTGGAAGTATATGTCGCGCCATCTAATGGAAGGGGAGCCCGACCAGCCACTGGCCTCCAATGGCAATGTGCTGACCCATGACCCATTGCCGTCAGCTGGCGGACTAGCATTGCAGTTGGGAAAGCTGCAACAGATTCCAGATCTCAGAGCCTGCAATATGGTATCAACTGAGGTTAGCGCGGTCTCGACCAAGTCAAACAAGCTCGGTCCTTGCCTCTGGGGCCCCTAACTGTGGATGAACTTGCTAGGCTCAATCACATCCAGCAAACATTCGGTTATCGTATCCAATCGATCCTCGCAGTTACCGGGAAAATAACCCTGCCGGACCTGTGTTTGAGTACTTCAAACAAAAATGAGGTGAACTTTTATAAGCTTAACTCTTTAAGACCCTACTACTTGACAAGCCACTTTGTAAATTCTGCTCCATGTCCCTCTCAATGTGTAGTTTACAGAGCCATGGAAAGTAAAGCCTACGAGAGCACACAAAAGGACCATTTGTTCCGGGAATTTCGTGTTGGTGAAGCCGAGCCGGCTGCTTCAGACTTGGGATAAAGAAACGAAACGGTTGTATCACTAGGTAACCAAATATACTAGTTCAAAAACACATCTAAGCAGAGCACGACTCCGCTAAGCAACCATCTGGAGGTTCCGAAAGGAAGGATCAAGGATTTGGGATGCGAGACAGTTACCTCGAAAGAAGCAGATCTGGATGAAAGTAAAAGTTTCCTTTTTAATGGATAAGGTAGAGAATAGTATTCAAATGTGATTCAGATTAGAGAGGGGGAAGGAGAAAGAGGCACATCAACACTTAAAACAGAGAGGTTGAGCATAAACTGACAATGCAAGAGCCAAAATTTCACCTCCACTGTATAAAGATTACACCTATTATATTGCCTTACACCATGAAAATTTACTGATAAACCGAATAGTATATATTGTTACAAACATCGAACTGCTCTACATCGAAACGCACATTTACAACAACTTACCTAACCTATGAACTGTATAGAGGAGGGGCAATTCTATCTCACAGACTAGCACATACATCTGTAATAACAAACAGTACACGGAAAAATGGAGCAGACAAAAAGGAACAGCAGCTACCCATACACGCTAAAGTAACAAGTATTAGGGCTTGGAGAGATTCATTCATGCAGCCTCCTCTCCTCTTGTATGGACCGGAAGATCCGAGCTGCCGATTCAGTGGCAGACCTGCGGTTATGAGGGACAACCTTTATGACACGTGTGGGCTGTTGTGAAACCTCGTTAAGCTCGGATCCTCTTCTCGACACCCGTTGGGCCGTAGGGAAGAGCGGGAGCATGCCTCCAGCTCCTTCAATAGGCCTCTCACCAGGGCAGCTCCCTGTGCTTAACTGAACCTCACTCTCCCTGAAGTTCTCCAGTGAAGGAGCAGGTGCAGGGTTCCGTCTGGGTTCATTACACGAGCTCTGATGTTGCAGATTCATATCGGGATTCTCCTCTGACCATTGATGAAATTGGCGGATTTGCTCGACGGAAGAACCAGAGAAATTGGGGCCCATCATTGGAGAACCATAAGTGGGGAAATGTGTAGGTACACCATAAGCAGGACCCATAAAGCTGCTCACAAAAGGGGCCGTGCCCTGGCCGTCGTAAGGGCCCTGGCCATTGTAAGGCCCCACATACCCAGGACCTGGGTAAGGCTTATAAACGAGCCCTTCAGAAGGGGACACCACAGGAATCAGCCACTGATGCTTGGGAGGCGATTGTTGATGGTAGGCCCAAAACCCCATTTTGCTATTATCCGTTGCCACAGGAATGGAATGCATGTCCCCCATATGAGGCCGATGGTTTCCTAATACTGAGGAGAAGGATTTCTTTGAGACCCCATTTTCTGCCGACTGTTCAATCCTGTGGGCCTGCTTCTCAGACTCCTCTCTGTGCTCGGGATTTTGTATAGGAGGTTGTATTATTTTGATGGTGAACTTATTCTGTGAAGGAACCTTGAGAGAAACGTCTTCTTCAAGCAGAAGATGAGGCGATTCAGCAATCAATCGCTGAACCTGTGTAAAACATAACGTTGTAATTAAAGGAAACaagataatatttcttttggCTCGCAGAAACTTAGAAAGTTGCTTACCCTTATCAGTCTATGCAACTCGAACACTTGAACTGCAAACACCCTTTGCTGACTGGAAAAGGATTAGCCAAATCAAAAACAAGAGATcggatttttaattttgacaaGAACATAATCAAAATGAAATTGCAGACACTTGCGGAAGTTTATGTTTGTGCGATGAGTCGAGAAATCCCGACATGCATCATTAAATTAAAGAGATAACATAATGACAACGACTAAAGGTACAGATTATGTACTTGACGATTATAAGAAACCataaaaacaaagaagaggaaaaattaTACTGAAGGCTTTTATGAGGTGGAAAATTGCAGCTGCAAACTAAAAGGAAAGACCAGTAATTGATTCAAGACCTTCCAAACTGTTTATGAAACCCCAAAAGCTAAGATATATAGAAGGTCCTCGATAACACCACCTCTCAATGAAAAAGCATAGATATGCACAGAGACCCAATTTGAGAGCGCAATGAACGACAAATCATTTACAACCTCATGCCCACCTTGCAGGAAAAGCGCTCTCAAGTAGGATTGTCCATCATATGCCTTGGTATCAGAAAATCCACCAATGAAAATGCTACTGAGGACCTTGGAAAACAGATATAATCGTGCCACGTGGGCACCCTGAGCAAAAGAGTCTATATAGTAAGTGACCCATCTTATAGACTAGACAGCTTCAACTGAACAAggaaggaaaagagagagagagagagagagccccTATACAAGCCCAACCTCAGAATAAGACATTAACCGAAAAAACAAAGAGCTCCCAGCTTTGGAGAGGGGATTTAACTATTTTCAGTGAGAAAGTAAACCTGGAAAAATGGGATAAGGATTGCATACAAAAGACCGAAAAGTTTCATTTTTGCTTTTTCATGCAGATGATAATAATGAATTGCAAAAACAAATTACCCAGTAAATCAAGAGGACATATGCATAAAAAATCTTTTCTCATCTTTTTATTGAAATGATGTCTTTTTAAGCACAAATTAACTGTTAATTGCAAAGCATCTGATTCTCTGATAAAAGTGCCATGGCGTGGAGAAAAAGATACTTACTTGACAAGCGCTCTCCTCGCCTTCCAGAATTGATTTTGACCTATAATCCCAACAACATTATCAGGAGAGACATCTAATCCTGACACAGAGTAGATCATCGAATCTTCAAAGACATCATCGCCTCTTTTTCTGACATCCATGAGCTGTGAATCCCTTGTCCTCTCTCCTGAGAGGTTGCAGTGATCATCATTATCCTCACTATGAATTCCGGAATGCTCTCCCACGAGAGAGTCATTCTTTTGTCTTGAACCAATTCCTTTCTCGGTGTCCACCAAAGGCTCATCTTGTAATCTGTTAGAATTGGCTGTGTGCTGATCTTGAGCCTCTGGAATTTGAGAATCTGTCAAATATGTTGATCGCTATCAGGAGAAAAGATCTAGAAGAAATCATATTAATCTAAATTTCAGGGATATACATTTTTCTAAACTTATTAGGTCAAAAGGCTTACACTTTTGCTACCAGATATAAGTATTACAATGAACACATTGGAATCAGACAATATATATCGGTACGCTCATTCCTCTC
This genomic window contains:
- the LOC116187137 gene encoding ELF3-like protein 2: MMKRGKEHDEQIASTGPMFPRLHVKDAAEKGGPRAPPRNKMALYEQLSIPSQKFNPQLLPLSNNPANNLVPPASSSQGSGCDRHALYPIRLPLSAPTHISKKFSVHKSDAANTSASTLQVKARKRARVEEDFAVPVYVHLKTGLGRGQSGTNRSTSNHSVKTLSASNRELRQDSQIPEAQDQHTANSNRLQDEPLVDTEKGIGSRQKNDSLVGEHSGIHSEDNDDHCNLSGERTRDSQLMDVRKRGDDVFEDSMIYSVSGLDVSPDNVVGIIGQNQFWKARRALVNQQRVFAVQVFELHRLIRVQRLIAESPHLLLEEDVSLKVPSQNKFTIKIIQPPIQNPEHREESEKQAHRIEQSAENGVSKKSFSSVLGNHRPHMGDMHSIPVATDNSKMGFWAYHQQSPPKHQWLIPVVSPSEGLVYKPYPGPGYVGPYNGQGPYDGQGTAPFVSSFMGPAYGVPTHFPTYGSPMMGPNFSGSSVEQIRQFHQWSEENPDMNLQHQSSCNEPRRNPAPAPSLENFRESEVQLSTGSCPGERPIEGAGGMLPLFPTAQRVSRRGSELNEVSQQPTRVIKVVPHNRRSATESAARIFRSIQEERRLHE